The Sorangiineae bacterium MSr11954 DNA segment CAGATTCGAGCCTTTCCTTTTTTGTCGCTGCGCATCGCGTGTGCGGCTGGGCGCCCTGCGGCGTAGCGGTACATGCCGCGTCGAGGGAACGGGCGGCGTGGGTCGTCGCTGCGTAACCGTACGGCGAACGGCCTGAACGGGGTTCCGTTCGATCCGCGATGGTCTAAGCGTCGAAAAACGTCGAGGGTGATGCGATCGCGTGTGGTTTCCAGCGATCGGGCAGGAGGTTCGAGAGATTGTCGTCGGCGGTCTTGTCGATGCGTTCGAGAACGTCCGCGATGTACTCAACGGGATTGATGGCAACGCGTGTGCACGAGACGACCAGTGAGTAGAGCAGTGCGAGTTCCTTACCGGCGTCCTCGCTGTGGACAAATAGAAAATTTTTCCGGCCAAGAGCGACGAGCCTAAGGGCATTTTCTGCCAAGTTATTGTCCAGGCGGATGCGCGGATCGCGGAGAAAACGGCCGAGCGGGCGCAGGTTGCGCCATACATAGTGCGCGGCACGACCGAGCAACGTCTTCGGTCCGTGTGCACGACGAAGTTCGCGAGAAAGCAGAAGTAATCGCACAAATAGAGGCCGTGCATAGGTGCGCCGCAGCGCGAGATGCTCGGCCGTGCCAAGAAACGCGCGATGCTCTGCCTCGTGCTCGACACCGTACATTCCGGCGATGAGGTCGAGTGCTTCCTTCGCTTCGGGCACCTCCCCGGCCTCGAAAAATTTCCGACGAACGTGAGCGAGACAGCCACATCGCTGACGGAGTCCTCGCTTCTCGAGCGGGTCATATCCACGATAATCGTCGCACAGAAATGCGCCAGGCGAATCACCGAGGACCTCGAGTGGAGCATCGCCACCACGCGTGAGCTCAAAGCGATATCCCGTGAGGCGCTTGCCAACAAAGGCCCAGATAAACGCCTTCGAGGTTTGCTTCGTCAGCGTAAACGACGTCTCGTCGACATGGACGAGGAAGTCCTTCTTGATGACGTCGAAGAGCGGGGCTCGGAGGGGCTCGAGCTTTTGCGCCGCACGCCGGAACAAGTCATTCATCGTGCTTCGTGCGATGGGCATACCGAGCCGCGCGAACGACTGCTCGAGACGATAAAGCGGCGTGACGACAAGGCACTTCGAGACGACGAGGTGCGCAACGAAGCTCGAATCGTACCGCGTCTTGTCCGACCAACGCTCCGGCGGCGGCGCGGTAATGACGCATCCACCGCATCGACACGCGACGACCTCGCGCGTGTGCACAACACGTCGGAAGTAGCCCGGGACGTACGAGTAAACCTCGGATGGCTTGCCGGTGCCGACGCTGCGAAAATTCGTGCCGCCGCAAAGATGACACTTCTTCAGCGTCTCGGGCACGGGCTCCGTCTTCTCTTCTGTGACGATGTGTTCCGCGCGAAGCAAAGCCTGCTCCGTGCGGCGCTCGGCGATCTCCGCTGGCGTCCTCGGTGGCCGCGCGATCTTGGGCATCTTGCCCATCTTCTCGGTACGCCTGGCGAAGGCGCGTTTGAGCACCTCGAGCTCGGCCTGCATGATATCCATTCGAGCTTGCGCCCGCGCACCCTCCTGTTCGAGGTACTGCGCGTACTCGCGCCAAGCGCAGGAACCGTGTTCGTCGTTGTCGGGAGGAGGGACCAATAAACAGCTTTGATCATGCACTCCGCCGAATGTCGATCCCCTTTTTCGCTTCGGCGGTCGTCTTCGCGGGTTTCCACATCGGTGTGCGTCGAACGAGACGAAGATCGACACC contains these protein-coding regions:
- a CDS encoding IS66 family transposase is translated as MQAELEVLKRAFARRTEKMGKMPKIARPPRTPAEIAERRTEQALLRAEHIVTEEKTEPVPETLKKCHLCGGTNFRSVGTGKPSEVYSYVPGYFRRVVHTREVVACRCGGCVITAPPPERWSDKTRYDSSFVAHLVVSKCLVVTPLYRLEQSFARLGMPIARSTMNDLFRRAAQKLEPLRAPLFDVIKKDFLVHVDETSFTLTKQTSKAFIWAFVGKRLTGYRFELTRGGDAPLEVLGDSPGAFLCDDYRGYDPLEKRGLRQRCGCLAHVRRKFFEAGEVPEAKEALDLIAGMYGVEHEAEHRAFLGTAEHLALRRTYARPLFVRLLLLSRELRRAHGPKTLLGRAAHYVWRNLRPLGRFLRDPRIRLDNNLAENALRLVALGRKNFLFVHSEDAGKELALLYSLVVSCTRVAINPVEYIADVLERIDKTADDNLSNLLPDRWKPHAIASPSTFFDA